Proteins encoded within one genomic window of Helicobacter acinonychis:
- a CDS encoding dentin sialophosphopreproprotein: MKIIKIFLMITISLNAISVNKALFDLKDAQLKGDLVSKAVDIGGYQSNTKEWGATALNYINAANGDAKKFSALVEKMRFGSNLLGTLGMHARLKQALKLQKDLQYYLKIIARDSFYSYRTGIYIPLGVSLKDQKTAQKMLANLSVVTAYLKKQQESQKVQSPYYKNDYYNPMNYYNPYYGMYGMGMYGMYGGLYGGFFDGLYGFYPSMFFMAQVQDYLMLEDYMYAIDNEESLEHEDDNQLNAPTDDKSQQPTDLMSFYRDPKFSKDIQTNRLNHALINLDNGHTLKDNALFKTNAMPAKSVNAITSQAKELDHLVGQIREMKQDGASPSKIDAVVNKAMEVRDKLDNNLNQLDSSLKDSQKGLSSEQQAQVDKALDSVQQLSHSSDVVGNYLDGSLKIDGDDRDNADDLANNPIQTPINDADNMHTDDDKDKGNNALINPNNPTDIKTDGAADTKGSDTDNKDDNTNIDANDNSNANDTDDKNTNGMDNTDDTNNTDANDMNDNNADDSNNMNDNNADDSNNMNDSSNDTNDDSSNMNDDMNDDMSGTNDMGNGDSGDMGDNDDMGGSDDMGGSDDMGGSDDMGGSDDMGGSDDMGDMGDMGDMGN; this comes from the coding sequence ATGAAGATTATAAAAATATTTTTGATGATAACCATTAGCCTAAACGCTATAAGCGTGAATAAGGCGTTGTTTGATTTAAAAGATGCGCAATTAAAAGGGGATTTAGTCTCTAAAGCGGTGGATATTGGGGGGTATCAAAGCAACACTAAAGAGTGGGGGGCTACCGCTTTAAATTATATTAATGCGGCTAATGGCGATGCGAAAAAATTCAGTGCATTGGTGGAAAAAATGCGTTTTGGCTCTAATTTATTGGGGACTTTAGGAATGCATGCACGTTTAAAACAGGCTTTAAAATTGCAAAAAGATTTGCAATACTACCTTAAGATCATCGCTAGGGATTCTTTTTACAGTTACCGCACCGGTATTTATATCCCTTTAGGCGTTTCTTTAAAAGATCAAAAAACGGCTCAAAAAATGCTCGCTAATTTGAGTGTGGTCACGGCGTATCTCAAAAAGCAACAAGAAAGCCAAAAAGTCCAAAGTCCTTATTACAAGAATGATTACTACAACCCCATGAATTACTATAACCCTTATTATGGCATGTATGGGATGGGTATGTATGGCATGTATGGCGGTTTGTATGGGGGATTTTTTGATGGATTGTATGGCTTTTACCCTAGCATGTTTTTCATGGCACAGGTTCAAGATTACTTGATGTTAGAAGATTACATGTATGCAATAGACAACGAAGAAAGCTTGGAGCATGAGGATGACAACCAGTTGAATGCACCTACTGATGATAAATCCCAACAACCAACCGATCTCATGAGCTTTTATCGTGATCCTAAATTCAGTAAAGATATTCAAACCAACCGCTTAAACCATGCCCTAATCAATTTAGACAATGGCCATACGCTCAAAGACAACGCGCTTTTTAAAACTAATGCCATGCCCGCTAAAAGCGTCAATGCGATCACTTCTCAAGCCAAAGAGCTGGACCATTTAGTGGGGCAAATCAGAGAAATGAAGCAAGATGGGGCGAGCCCTAGCAAGATTGATGCAGTTGTTAATAAAGCTATGGAAGTTAGAGACAAGCTGGATAATAACCTTAATCAACTAGATAGCAGCTTAAAAGACTCTCAAAAAGGGCTTTCAAGCGAGCAACAAGCTCAAGTGGATAAAGCGCTAGACAGTGTGCAACAATTAAGCCATAGCAGCGATGTGGTAGGAAACTATTTAGATGGGAGTTTGAAAATTGATGGCGATGATAGAGACAATGCAGACGATTTGGCGAATAACCCCATTCAAACGCCCATCAATGATGCAGACAATATGCACACAGATGATGACAAAGACAAGGGAAATAACGCGCTCATAAACCCTAACAACCCCACGGATATTAAAACCGATGGCGCCGCTGACACAAAGGGGAGCGACACTGACAATAAAGATGATAACACTAACATTGATGCTAACGATAACAGCAACGCTAACGACACCGACGATAAAAACACCAACGGCATGGATAATACCGACGATACCAATAACACTGATGCGAACGACATGAACGATAATAACGCTGATGATTCGAATAACATGAACGATAATAACGCTGATGATTCGAATAACATGAACGATAGCTCCAATGATACCAACGACGATTCAAGCAACATGAACGATGACATGAATGACGACATGAGTGGCACAAACGACATGGGTAATGGCGATTCTGGTGATATGGGGGACAACGATGATATGGGTGGTAGCGATGATATGGGTGGTAGCGATGATATGGGTGGTAGCGATGATATGGGTGGTAGCGATGATATGGGTGGTAGCGATGATATGGGTGACATGGGCGATATGGGCGATATGGGGAATTGA
- the prfA gene encoding peptide chain release factor 1: MSILAEKLSSILKRYDELTALLSSAEVINDIKKLTELSKEQSSIEEISVASKEYLSVLENIKENKELLEDKELSELAKEELKILEIKKSELETTIKQLLIPKDPNDDKNIYLELRAGTGGDEAGIFVGDLFKAYCRYADLKKWKVEIVSSSENSVGGYKEIIALIKGKGVYSRLKFEAGTHRVQRVPETESQGRIHTSAITVAIMPEVDDVEISINPSDLKIEVFRAGGHGGQCVNTTDSAVRITHLPTNISVSMQDEKSQHKNKDKALKILKARLYEKQIEEQQLANAKDRKEQVGSGDRSERIRTYNYPQNRLSEHRINLTLYSLEEIMLSGNLDEVINPLIAHAQSQFE; the protein is encoded by the coding sequence ATGTCCATTCTAGCCGAAAAGCTTTCTTCCATTCTCAAACGATACGACGAACTCACAGCCTTACTCTCTAGTGCTGAAGTAATTAATGATATTAAAAAACTCACTGAATTGAGCAAAGAGCAAAGCTCTATTGAAGAAATTTCAGTGGCGAGTAAAGAGTATTTGAGCGTTTTAGAAAATATCAAAGAAAATAAAGAGCTTTTAGAAGACAAAGAATTGAGCGAACTCGCCAAAGAAGAATTGAAAATTTTAGAAATTAAAAAAAGCGAGCTAGAAACTACGATTAAGCAACTCCTTATCCCCAAAGATCCTAATGACGATAAAAATATCTATTTAGAATTAAGAGCTGGTACAGGGGGCGATGAAGCGGGCATTTTTGTAGGGGATTTGTTTAAGGCGTATTGCCGTTATGCAGATTTGAAAAAGTGGAAAGTAGAGATTGTGAGCTCTAGTGAAAATAGCGTAGGGGGCTATAAAGAAATCATCGCTTTGATTAAGGGCAAGGGCGTGTATTCAAGGCTCAAATTTGAAGCAGGCACGCACAGAGTCCAAAGAGTCCCTGAGACAGAATCTCAAGGGCGTATCCACACTTCCGCTATCACGGTAGCGATCATGCCTGAAGTAGATGATGTGGAAATTTCTATCAATCCTAGCGATTTAAAGATTGAAGTGTTTCGTGCTGGTGGGCATGGGGGGCAATGCGTCAATACCACAGACTCTGCGGTTCGCATCACGCATCTCCCCACTAATATCAGCGTGAGCATGCAAGATGAAAAATCGCAGCATAAAAACAAGGACAAAGCCCTAAAAATCTTAAAAGCACGCCTTTATGAAAAACAAATTGAAGAGCAACAACTCGCTAACGCTAAAGACAGAAAAGAGCAAGTCGGCAGTGGGGATAGGAGCGAAAGGATCCGTACCTACAATTACCCGCAAAACCGCTTGAGCGAGCATAGAATCAATTTAACTTTATATAGTTTAGAAGAAATCATGCTTTCAGGGAATTTAGATGAAGTGATCAACCCTTTAATCGCTCATGCTCAAAGCCAGTTTGAATAA
- the rpsT gene encoding 30S ribosomal protein S20, whose product MANHKSAEKRIRQTIKRTERNRFYKTKIKNIIKAVREAVAVNDVEKAQERLKIANKELHKFVSKGILKKNTASRKVSRLNASVKKIALA is encoded by the coding sequence ATGGCAAATCATAAGTCCGCAGAAAAACGAATCAGACAGACCATTAAAAGAACCGAAAGAAATAGGTTCTATAAAACCAAAATTAAAAATATCATTAAAGCCGTGCGTGAAGCGGTCGCTGTCAATGATGTCGAAAAAGCTCAAGAGCGTTTGAAGATCGCTAATAAGGAGTTGCATAAATTTGTCAGCAAGGGTATTTTAAAGAAAAACACCGCTTCTAGGAAAGTTTCAAGGCTTAACGCTTCAGTGAAAAAAATCGCTCTCGCTTAG
- the glmM gene encoding phosphoglucosamine mutase translates to MKIFGTDGVRGRAGVKLTPMFVMRLGIAAGLYFKKHSKTDKILIGKDTRKSGYMVENALVSALTSIGYNVIQIGPMPTPAIAFLTEDMRCDAGIMISASHNPFEDNGIKFFNSYGYKLKEEEERAIEEIFHNEELLHSSYKVGESVGNAKRIDDVIGRYIVHLKHSFPKHLNLQSLRIVLDTANGAAYKVAPVVFSELGADVLVINDEPNGCNINEQCGALHPNQLSQEVKKYRADLGFAFDGDADRLVVVDNLGNIVHGDKLLGVLGVYQKSKNALSSQAIVATNMSNLALKEYLKSQDLELKHCTIGDKFVSECMQLNKANFGGEQSGHIIFSDYAKTGDGLVCALQVSALVLESKLASSVALNPFELYPQSLVNLDIQKKLPLESLKGYSALLKELDKLEIRHLIRYSGTENKLRILLEAKDEKLLELKMQELKEFFEGHLC, encoded by the coding sequence ATGAAAATTTTTGGAACTGATGGCGTGAGAGGTAGAGCAGGGGTGAAACTCACCCCCATGTTTGTGATGCGTTTAGGGATTGCTGCAGGATTGTATTTTAAAAAACATTCTAAAACCGATAAAATTTTAATTGGTAAAGACACTAGAAAAAGCGGCTACATGGTAGAAAACGCTCTAGTGAGTGCACTCACTTCCATAGGCTATAATGTGATCCAAATAGGACCTATGCCTACCCCTGCAATTGCGTTTTTAACTGAAGACATGCGCTGTGATGCAGGCATTATGATAAGCGCGAGCCATAACCCTTTTGAAGACAATGGTATTAAGTTTTTCAATTCTTATGGCTATAAACTTAAAGAAGAAGAAGAAAGAGCGATTGAAGAAATCTTTCATAATGAAGAGTTATTGCATTCTAGTTATAAAGTAGGCGAGAGCGTTGGCAACGCTAAAAGGATAGACGATGTCATAGGGCGTTATATCGTGCATTTAAAACACTCTTTCCCTAAACATTTAAACTTACAGAGTTTAAGGATCGTGTTAGATACGGCTAATGGCGCAGCTTATAAGGTGGCTCCGGTCGTCTTTAGCGAGCTTGGGGCTGATGTGTTAGTGATCAATGATGAGCCTAATGGGTGTAATATCAATGAGCAATGCGGAGCTTTACACCCTAACCAATTGAGCCAAGAAGTGAAAAAATACCGCGCGGATCTAGGCTTTGCTTTTGATGGCGATGCTGACAGGCTAGTGGTGGTGGATAATTTAGGGAATATCGTGCATGGGGACAAGCTTTTAGGGGTGTTAGGGGTTTATCAAAAATCTAAAAACGCCCTTTCTTCTCAAGCGATTGTCGCTACTAATATGAGTAATTTAGCCCTTAAAGAATATTTAAAATCCCAAGATTTAGAATTAAAGCATTGCACGATTGGGGATAAATTTGTGAGCGAATGCATGCAATTGAATAAAGCCAATTTTGGAGGCGAGCAAAGCGGGCATATTATTTTTAGCGATTACGCTAAAACCGGCGATGGCTTGGTGTGTGCCTTGCAAGTGAGTGCATTAGTGTTAGAAAGCAAACTTGCAAGCTCTGTCGCTCTAAACCCCTTTGAATTATACCCCCAAAGCTTGGTGAATTTGGATATTCAAAAAAAGCTTCCTTTAGAAAGCTTGAAAGGTTATAGCGCTCTTTTAAAAGAATTAGACAAACTAGAGATCCGCCATTTAATCCGTTATAGCGGCACTGAAAACAAACTGCGAATCCTTTTAGAAGCTAAAGATGAAAAATTACTAGAATTAAAAATGCAAGAATTAAAAGAGTTTTTTGAAGGGCATTTGTGCTAA
- the lspA gene encoding signal peptidase II, with product MLKTTQTSLFIFIGVFLLIFGTDQAIKYAILEGFRYESSIIDIVLVFNKGVAFSLLSFLEGSLKYLQILLILGLFIFLMRQIELFKAHTIEFGMVFGAGVSNILDRFVHGGVVDYVYYHYGFDFAIFNFADVMIDVGVGVLLIRQFFFKQKQNKIKA from the coding sequence GTGCTAAAAACCACCCAAACAAGCCTGTTTATTTTTATAGGGGTTTTTCTCCTTATTTTTGGCACAGATCAAGCGATCAAATACGCTATTTTAGAGGGGTTTCGCTATGAGAGTTCTATTATAGATATTGTTTTAGTGTTCAATAAGGGCGTGGCATTTTCGCTGCTTAGTTTTTTAGAGGGGAGTTTAAAATACTTGCAAATCCTTTTAATTTTAGGGCTTTTTATCTTTTTAATGCGCCAAATTGAGCTTTTTAAAGCCCATACGATAGAGTTTGGCATGGTGTTTGGTGCTGGGGTTTCTAATATTTTGGATAGGTTTGTGCATGGGGGCGTTGTGGATTATGTGTATTATCATTATGGATTTGATTTTGCTATTTTTAATTTCGCCGATGTGATGATAGATGTGGGCGTGGGCGTTTTATTAATAAGACAATTCTTTTTTAAGCAAAAACAAAACAAAATTAAGGCATAA
- the ureA gene encoding urease subunit alpha, whose amino-acid sequence MKLTPKELDKLMLHYAGELAKKRKERGIKLNYVEAVALISAHVMEEARAGKKSAAELMQEGRTLLKPDDVMDGVASMIHEVGIEAMFPDGTKLVTVHTPIESKGKLVPGELFLKNEDITINEGKQAISVKVKNVGDRPVQIGSHFHFFEVNRCLDFDREKAFGKRLDIASGTAVRFEPGEEKSVELIDIGGNRRIFGFNALVDRQADNESKKIALHRAKERGFHGAKSDDNYVKTIKE is encoded by the coding sequence ATGAAACTCACCCCAAAAGAGTTAGACAAGTTGATGCTCCATTATGCTGGAGAGTTGGCTAAAAAACGCAAAGAAAGAGGTATTAAGCTCAACTATGTAGAAGCGGTAGCTTTGATTAGTGCTCATGTTATGGAAGAAGCGAGAGCTGGTAAAAAAAGTGCGGCTGAATTGATGCAAGAAGGGCGCACTCTTTTAAAACCCGATGATGTGATGGATGGTGTGGCAAGCATGATCCATGAAGTGGGAATTGAAGCGATGTTTCCTGATGGGACAAAACTCGTAACTGTGCACACCCCTATTGAATCCAAAGGTAAGTTAGTGCCTGGTGAATTGTTCTTAAAAAATGAAGACATCACTATCAACGAAGGCAAACAAGCCATTAGCGTGAAAGTTAAAAATGTGGGCGATAGACCCGTTCAAATCGGCTCTCACTTCCATTTCTTTGAAGTGAATAGATGCTTAGACTTTGACAGAGAAAAAGCTTTCGGTAAGCGATTAGATATTGCGAGTGGGACAGCGGTAAGGTTTGAGCCTGGCGAAGAAAAATCCGTAGAATTGATTGACATTGGCGGCAACAGAAGGATCTTTGGATTTAACGCATTGGTTGATAGGCAAGCAGACAATGAAAGCAAAAAAATTGCTTTACACAGAGCGAAAGAGCGTGGTTTTCACGGCGCTAAAAGCGATGACAACTATGTAAAAACCATTAAGGAGTAA
- the ureB gene encoding urease subunit beta — protein sequence MKKINRKEYASMYGPTTGDRVRLGDTDLIAEVEHDYTIYGEELKFGGGKTLREGMSQSNNPSKEELDLIITNALIIDYTGIYKADIGIKDGKIAGIGKGGNKDMQDGVKNNLSVGPATEALAGEGLIVTAGGIDTHIHFISPQQIPTAFASGVTTMIGGGTGPADGTNATTITPGRRNLKWMLRAAEEYSMNLGFLGKGNASNDASLTDQIEAGAIGFKIHEDWGTTPSAINHALDIADKYDVQVAIHTDTLNEAGCVEDTMAAIAGRTMHTFHTEGAGGGHAPDIIKVAGEHNILPASTNPTIPFTVNTEAEHMDMLMVCHHLDKSIKEDVQFADSRIRPQTIAAEDTLHDMGIFSITSSDSQAMGRVGEVITRTWQTADKNKKEFGRLKEEKGDNDNFRIKRYLSKYTINPAIAHGISEYVGSVEVGKVADLVLWSPAFFGVKPNMIIKGGFIALSQMGDANASIPTPQPVYYREMFAHHGKAKYDANITFVSQAAYDKGIKEELGLERQVLPVKNCRNITKKDMQFNDTTAHIEVNPETYHVFVDGKEVTSKPANKVTLAQLFSIF from the coding sequence ATGAAAAAGATTAACAGAAAAGAATACGCATCTATGTATGGTCCTACCACAGGCGATAGAGTGAGATTGGGCGATACAGATTTAATCGCTGAAGTAGAACATGACTACACCATTTATGGCGAAGAGCTTAAATTTGGTGGCGGTAAAACTTTAAGAGAAGGCATGAGTCAATCTAACAACCCTAGCAAGGAAGAATTGGATTTGATCATCACTAACGCTTTGATCATTGACTACACCGGTATTTATAAAGCGGATATTGGCATTAAAGATGGCAAAATCGCTGGTATTGGTAAAGGCGGTAACAAAGACATGCAAGATGGCGTTAAAAACAATCTTAGCGTGGGTCCTGCTACTGAAGCGCTAGCCGGTGAAGGCTTGATCGTAACTGCTGGTGGGATTGACACACACATCCACTTCATTTCACCCCAACAAATCCCTACAGCTTTTGCAAGCGGTGTAACCACAATGATTGGTGGAGGAACTGGGCCTGCTGATGGCACTAACGCAACCACTATCACTCCAGGTAGAAGAAATTTAAAATGGATGCTTAGAGCGGCTGAAGAATATTCTATGAATTTAGGTTTCTTAGGTAAAGGTAACGCTTCTAATGACGCAAGCTTGACCGATCAAATTGAAGCCGGTGCGATTGGTTTTAAAATCCACGAAGATTGGGGTACCACTCCATCTGCAATCAACCATGCATTAGATATTGCGGATAAATACGATGTGCAAGTCGCTATCCACACAGACACTTTGAATGAAGCCGGTTGTGTAGAAGACACTATGGCAGCGATTGCTGGGCGCACTATGCACACTTTCCACACTGAAGGTGCTGGTGGCGGACACGCTCCTGATATTATTAAAGTAGCCGGTGAACACAACATTCTACCCGCTTCAACTAACCCTACTATCCCTTTCACCGTGAATACAGAAGCAGAGCATATGGACATGCTTATGGTATGCCACCACTTGGATAAAAGCATTAAAGAAGATGTTCAGTTCGCTGATTCAAGGATCCGCCCTCAAACCATTGCGGCTGAAGACACTTTGCATGACATGGGGATTTTCTCCATCACTAGTTCTGACTCTCAAGCAATGGGTCGTGTGGGCGAAGTTATCACTAGAACTTGGCAAACTGCTGACAAAAACAAAAAAGAATTTGGCCGCTTGAAAGAAGAAAAAGGCGACAATGACAACTTCAGGATCAAACGCTACTTGTCTAAATACACTATTAACCCAGCGATCGCTCATGGGATTAGCGAGTATGTGGGTTCTGTGGAAGTGGGCAAAGTCGCTGACTTGGTTTTATGGAGTCCAGCATTCTTTGGTGTAAAACCTAACATGATCATCAAAGGTGGGTTCATTGCGTTAAGTCAAATGGGTGATGCGAATGCTTCTATCCCTACCCCACAACCGGTTTATTACAGAGAAATGTTTGCCCACCATGGTAAAGCTAAATACGATGCAAATATCACTTTTGTGTCTCAAGCAGCTTATGACAAAGGCATTAAAGAAGAGTTAGGGCTTGAAAGACAAGTATTACCGGTTAAAAATTGCAGAAATATCACTAAAAAAGATATGCAATTCAATGACACTACCGCTCACATTGAAGTCAATCCTGAAACCTACCATGTGTTCGTGGATGGCAAAGAAGTGACTTCTAAACCGGCTAATAAAGTGACTTTGGCGCAACTCTTTAGCATTTTCTAG
- a CDS encoding AmiS/UreI family transporter produces MLGLVLLYVAIVLISNGICGLAKVDPKSTAVMNFFVGGLSIICNVIAIVYSALNPSAPIEGAEDIAQVSHHLTNFYGPATGLLFGFTYLYAAINHTFNLDWRPYSWYSLFVAINTVPAAILSHYSDMLDDHKMLGITEGDWWAIIWLSWGVLWLTAFIENILKIPLGKFTPWLAIIEGILTAWIPAWLLFIQHWV; encoded by the coding sequence ATGCTAGGACTTGTATTGTTATATGTTGCGATTGTTTTAATCAGCAATGGGATTTGCGGATTGGCCAAAGTCGATCCTAAAAGCACTGCGGTGATGAACTTTTTTGTGGGTGGGCTCTCCATTATTTGTAATGTGATCGCGATCGTTTATTCCGCGCTCAACCCCTCAGCCCCTATAGAAGGTGCAGAAGACATCGCTCAAGTATCACACCATTTGACCAATTTCTATGGACCAGCTACTGGATTATTGTTTGGTTTCACTTACTTGTATGCGGCTATCAACCACACTTTCAATTTAGATTGGAGGCCCTATTCTTGGTATAGCTTGTTCGTAGCGATCAACACGGTTCCTGCTGCGATTCTATCCCATTACAGCGACATGCTTGATGACCACAAAATGTTAGGCATCACTGAAGGCGATTGGTGGGCGATCATTTGGTTGTCTTGGGGTGTTTTGTGGCTTACTGCTTTCATTGAAAACATCTTGAAAATTCCTTTAGGGAAATTCACTCCATGGCTTGCCATCATTGAAGGTATTTTAACCGCTTGGATTCCTGCTTGGTTGCTCTTTATCCAACACTGGGTGTGA
- the ureE gene encoding urease accessory protein UreE: protein MIIERLTGNLRDLNPLDFKVDYVDLEWFETRKKIARFKTRQGKDIAIRLKDAPKLGLSQGDILFKEEKEIIAINILDSEVIHIQAKSVAEVAKICYEIGNRHATLYYGESQFEFKTPFEKPTLALLEKLGVQNRVLSSKLDSKERLTVSMPHNEPNFKVSLASDFKVVMK, encoded by the coding sequence ATGATTATAGAGCGTTTAACAGGCAATTTAAGGGATTTAAACCCCTTAGATTTCAAGGTGGATTATGTGGATTTGGAATGGTTTGAAACGAGGAAAAAAATCGCTCGCTTTAAGACCAGGCAAGGTAAAGACATAGCCATACGCCTTAAAGACGCTCCCAAGCTTGGTCTCTCTCAAGGGGATATTTTATTTAAAGAAGAGAAGGAAATTATCGCCATCAATATCTTGGATTCTGAAGTGATTCACATTCAAGCTAAAAGCGTGGCGGAAGTAGCCAAAATATGCTATGAAATAGGAAACCGCCATGCAACTTTATACTATGGCGAGTCTCAATTTGAATTTAAAACACCATTTGAAAAACCCACACTAGCTTTATTAGAAAAGCTAGGGGTACAAAATCGTGTTTTAAGTTCAAAATTGGATTCGAAAGAACGCTTGACCGTGAGCATGCCCCATAACGAACCTAATTTTAAGGTCTCATTGGCAAGCGATTTTAAAGTGGTAATGAAATAA
- a CDS encoding urease accessory protein UreF, with translation MKSTKKNASVPQKTPTLEVDSKHVDNEFLILQVNDAVFPIGSYTHSFGLETYIQQKKVTNKESALEYLKANLSSQFLYTEMLSLKLTYESALQNDLNKILEIEEIIALSTSPMELRLANQKLGNRFIKTLQAMNELDMGAFFNTYAQKTKDPIHATSYGVFVASLNIELKKALRHYLYAQTSNMVINCVKSVPLSQNDGQKILLSLQSPFNRLIEKTLELDESHLCVASIQNDIKAMQHESLYSRLYMS, from the coding sequence GTGAAAAGCACTAAAAAAAATGCGAGCGTACCACAGAAAACCCCTACTCTAGAAGTAGATAGTAAGCATGTGGATAATGAATTTTTAATCTTGCAAGTCAATGATGCAGTGTTCCCTATTGGCTCTTACACGCATTCTTTTGGGTTAGAAACTTACATCCAGCAAAAAAAGGTTACCAATAAAGAAAGCGCTTTAGAATATTTAAAAGCCAATCTCTCTAGCCAGTTCCTTTACACTGAAATGCTGAGTTTGAAACTCACCTATGAAAGCGCTCTTCAAAACGATTTAAATAAGATCTTAGAAATTGAAGAGATCATCGCACTATCCACAAGCCCCATGGAATTAAGATTGGCTAATCAAAAACTAGGCAATCGCTTCATTAAAACCTTACAAGCCATGAATGAATTAGACATGGGTGCATTTTTTAATACTTACGCTCAAAAAACCAAAGATCCAATCCATGCCACTAGCTATGGCGTTTTTGTGGCGAGTTTGAATATTGAATTAAAAAAAGCCTTAAGGCATTATCTTTATGCACAAACTTCTAACATGGTGATCAACTGCGTTAAAAGCGTCCCTCTATCCCAAAATGATGGGCAAAAAATCTTATTGAGCTTGCAAAGCCCTTTTAACCGGCTCATAGAAAAAACCCTAGAATTAGACGAAAGCCATCTGTGTGTGGCAAGCATTCAAAACGACATTAAGGCGATGCAGCATGAGAGTTTATACTCGCGCCTATATATGTCTTAA
- the ureG gene encoding urease accessory protein UreG, which produces MVKIGVCGPVGSGKTALIEALTRHMSKDYDMAVITNDIYTKEDAEFMCKNSVMPRDRIIGVETGGCPHTAIREDASMNLEAVEEMHDRFPNLELLLIESGGDNLSATFNPELADFTIFVIDVAEGDKIPRKGGPGITRSDLLVINKIDLAPYVGADLKVMERDSKKMRGEKPFIFTNIRSKEGLDDVIAWIKRNALLED; this is translated from the coding sequence ATGGTAAAAATTGGAGTTTGTGGTCCTGTAGGAAGCGGTAAAACCGCCTTGATTGAAGCCTTAACACGCCATATGTCAAAAGACTATGACATGGCGGTTATCACTAATGATATTTATACTAAAGAAGATGCAGAGTTTATGTGTAAAAATTCGGTGATGCCACGAGATAGGATTATTGGCGTAGAAACAGGGGGTTGTCCTCACACCGCCATTAGAGAAGACGCTTCCATGAATTTAGAAGCCGTAGAAGAAATGCATGACCGTTTCCCTAATTTGGAATTGCTTTTGATTGAAAGCGGAGGCGATAACCTTTCGGCGACTTTTAATCCGGAGTTAGCGGACTTTACGATTTTTGTGATTGATGTGGCTGAAGGCGATAAAATCCCAAGGAAAGGCGGTCCAGGAATCACGCGATCAGACTTGCTTGTCATCAATAAAATTGATTTAGCCCCCTATGTGGGAGCGGACTTGAAAGTCATGGAAAGAGATTCTAAAAAAATGCGCGGCGAAAAGCCCTTTATTTTTACGAATATCCGCTCTAAAGAAGGTTTGGATGATGTGATCGCTTGGATTAAGCGCAACGCTTTATTGGAAGATTGA